One genomic window of Numida meleagris isolate 19003 breed g44 Domestic line chromosome 1, NumMel1.0, whole genome shotgun sequence includes the following:
- the USF3 gene encoding basic helix-loop-helix domain-containing protein USF3 isoform X3 yields the protein MILDQAFKYITEMKRQNDELLLNGGNNEQAEEIKKLRKQLDELQKENGRYIELLKANDICLYDDPTIHWKGNLKNAKVSVVIPSDQVQKNIIVYSNGSQPNGNNQGASVQGITFNVGHNLQKQTANVVPVQRTCNLVTPVTISGIYPAENKPRSQSTVSPLAPAQVVPSGNALELSILENEQGVLATASSQNTSQSRTEQGLQCSSDNALQNGQSLPKSKGDEGGSKSTKKTLLQGISLPSSASMEAEKVQHMNATSSKTPNSRNEFQESSVISTTGTAVVPSVRLSAADSFSSVNVLKSMDLISSAGTPVTSAAEGMKAVTVISTLPASPLENCWSFSGSTGVVPSDLKNMSSLTRMPSAGNTQTTWTTLQLAGNTVQPLSQTPSSIMTALLSEPVNGASTVSPAHSRPLTTSISLNTLPIDGQAAEQIVVTLPSCPSLPMQPLISQPQVKTQAAGSILPLNSTMQVIQMAQPVASAVTGAPANQNVIILQPPNTAPCPPIVRAEVPSQNVSQQIVIIQAASQNPLPLLSAQPSASVRVPVNGPVAVANSSNSVQNAHLPQTFGGKHLVHILPRPSSLPSSSSTQTFSVTMSNQQHPQTISLNGQLFALQPVMSSSGASNQAPMQIIQPTTSEDPNTNVALNTFGALANLNQSISQMAGQSCLHLSLSHPTNPTTVHNQITTVNCVSLPASAPPSVPLEGSVLTSASTSTNVSPKKAAAGFLSNTKSKRTNKKQSTKKHLAANIKVSCPAIPCKDAGKADSASVEAVAKHSKGEGLPENIPAVSQALGTLQTSGTSISPSKEAECSEQAVGSCPVPETTSSELPAPSPLQLAVSERLALVPPTARDAAPLLPVPQSQSNPLTSSASSESSTCCEPPATLTSSQTEGHGTSSQVAGASAVQSSTVGQTSTAGTTSESCNVPQGSSVVMQDVDLLEGQGLTKMLSDLTKERTVVEKSSSFAVQGEHSNFPMENSKSVDSNVDLPEKQELLLMNTESDVLSQHHTCVSDQEVVSAALIASRQADSPMSTSSGSSRGFSVASMLPDTTREDVTSNTSTSTCNSCTFSEQPDIVALAARAIFDQESLEKSGGGMQVNLRETISKSTEVATLEREQQTFKPLPVKESNAGPLETASNKFSAQDTVQTNVDRQVEKPSCSVGGVETSNSLQISASQSQSITSLSVNNLIHQSRIVHPLVSCSSLSQPSEPASIPATVGLSLPSSSYVNPSPRPAMMSEYAQEQLNAIRANSMQAPQLQESHLKQQNHEGRKDSAKRAVQDDLLLSTAKRQKQCQTAPLRLEGMALMNRTPENIADQTQMLVGQMPSNSSNSVASLSNQGHADGLSRLFPSNSNFVTPALRQTEVQCNSQPSISEQQGPAGQHLQPIQHVPAQGISHLHNNHPYLKQQQAGQLRERHHLYQLQHHVTHGENSVHSQPHGVHQQRTIQQEVQMQKKRNLIQGTQAPQLSLQQKHHGSDQTRQKGGQPHPHHQQMQQQMQQHFGASQPEKNCENPATSRNHHSHPQSHINQDIMHQQQQDVSSRQQGSASEHVSGHNPMQRLMTSRGLEPQMVSQASIVTRPSDMTCTPHRQERNRVSSYSAEALIGKTPSNSEQRIGISLQGPRVSDQLEMRSYIDASRNKGLVIHNMQGRISIDHTVGSDVQRLSDCQTFKPAGPNQQPAGNFDVQASRNSEIGNSVSSLRGMQSQAFRIGQNTGPSIERQKRLPYQPVQGIPTGNSLPSRENENTCHQSFMQSLLAPNLGDQVSGSQRSIPEHARNTQCGASSTIEYSCPPARESVHIRRDGDGQNRESCDMSIGTINTRNSSLTIPFSTSSSSGDIQGRNTSPNISVQKSNPMRMTDSHGTKSHMNTPVSSNMHGVVRPTHPHPAVSHGNGEQGQPSVRQPNSSVTQRSRHPLQDNNGSKIRQPERNRSGNQRHGNVFDPSLPHLPLSTSSSMILGRQQSTIEKRGSIVRFMSDGPQVSNDNAASDQHTLSQNFGFPFIPEGGMNPPINANASFIPPVTQPSATRTPALIPVDPQNTLPSFYPPYSPAHPTLSNDISIPYFPNQMFPNPSTEKPSSGGLNNRFGSILSPPRPVGFAQPSFPLLPDMPPMHMTNTSHLSNFNLTSLFPEIATALPPDGSAMSPLLSIANTSASDSSKQPSNRPAHNISHILGHDCSSAV from the exons ATGATCCTGGATCAGGCCTTTAAGTacataacagaaatgaaaaggcaGAACGATGAGCTTCTGTTAAATGGAGGGAACAATGAACAGG ctgaagaGATAAAAAAACTGCGGAAACAACTGGATGAACTCCAAAAGGAAAATGGGAGATACATCGAACTACTGAAAGCCAATGATATTTGTCTGTATGATGATCCTACAATCCACTGGAAGGGGAATCTCAAAAATGCAAAGGTCTCAGTTGTTATTCCTAGTGATCAAGTTCAAAAGAACATTATCGTCTATTCAAATGGGAGTCAACCCAATGGAAATAACCAGGGAGCATCTGTCCAGGGAATAACATTTAATGTTGGTCATaatttacaaaagcaaacagccaACGTTGTGCCAGTCCAGAGAACTTGCAACCTAGTGACTCCTGTGACAATTTCTGGTATTTACCCTGCAGAAAATAAGCCACGGTCTCAGAGTACAGTTTCTCCACTGGCACCTGCTCAGGTGGTTCCATCAGGGAATGCTCTTGAACTTTCCATCCTAGAGAATGAGCAAGGTGTGCTTGCTACTGCTAGCTCACAGAACACTTCTCAATCCAGAACAGAACAGGGCCTACAGTGTTCTTCAGATAATGCACTGCAGAATGGTCAAAGTCTCCCCAAAAGTAAAGGTGATGAAGGTGGCTCAAaatcaacaaagaaaacactcctGCAGGGAATCAGTCTTCCTTCCAGTGCCTCCATGGAAGCCGAGAAAGTTCAACACATGAATGCAACCAGCTCAAAAACACCTAATTCTAGAAACGAATTTCAGGAAAGCTCTGTAATTTCAACTACTGGCACAGCTGTTGTGCCATCTGTAAGACTGTCTGCTGCAGacagtttttcctctgtaaatgTTCTCAAAAGTATGGACTTAATAAGCAGTGCTGGCACGCCCGTGacttctgcagcagaaggaatgaAGGCTGTAACGGTAATAAGTACTCTGCCTGCCAGTCCCCTAGAGAACTGCTGGTCTTTTTCAGGCTCTACAGGTGTTGTCCCTTCAGACTTGAAAAATATGAGTAGCCTTACACGGATGCCTTCAGCTGGAAACACACAGACCACATGGACAACTTTGCAGCTAGCAGGAAATACTGTGCAGCCACTAAGCCAAACACCATCCAGTATAATGACTGCGCTGCTAAGTGAGCCAGTGAATGGGGCTAGTACTGtatctcctgctcacagcaggccTTTGACTACAAGCATTAGTTTGAATACTCTGCCTATAGATGGGCAGGCAGCTGAACAGATCGTAGTTACCTTGCCCTCATGCCCATCCCTACCTATGCAGCCATTAATCAGCCAACCACAGGTTAAAACTCAGGCTGCAGGAAGTATCCTTCCATTAAATTCAACTATGCAGGTAATTCAAATGGCTCAGCCAGTTGCATCAGCTGTGACAGGAGCACCAGCGAACCAGAATGTCATCATTCTCCAGCCTCCAAACACAGCTCCGTGTCCTCCAATTGTGAGAGCAGAAGTTCCTAGCCAAAATGTCAGTCAACAAATTGTAATTATTCAAGCTGCCAGTCAGaatcctcttcctctcctctctgcccagccttCTGCTTCTGTCAGAGTTCCTGTGAATGGGCCTGTGGCAGTTGCAAACTCCAGCAACTCTGTACAAAATGCCCATCTTCCACAGACTTTTGGAGGGAAACACCTTGTCCATATATTACCAAGGCCATCATCTTTGCCATCTTCTAGCTCTACGCAAACATTTTCAGTTACAATGTCAAATCAACAGCATCCCCAAACAATCTCATTAAATGGGCAGCTTTTTGCATTGCAGCCTGTGATGTCTTCATCTGGAGCTTCAAATCAAGCCCCTATGCAAATTATACAACCCACCACCAGCGAAGATCCAAATACCAATGTTGCTCTCAATACATTTGGTGCTTTAGCTAACCTCAATCAGAGCATATCACAAATGGCTGGACAAAGCTGCTTACACTTGTCTCTAAGCCACCCTACCAATCCCACAACTGTCCATAACCAGATCACCACAGTTAACTGTGTGTCATTGCCAGCTTCAGCACCCCCCTCAGTGCCTCTGGAGGGTTCAGTATTAACTAGTGCATCTACTTCAACAAATGTTTCCCCcaaaaaagctgctgctggttttctgtctaatacaaaatcaaaaaggacaaacaaaaagcagagtaCAAAAAAACACCTAGCAGCCAACATTAAAGTTTCCTGTCCAGCAATTCCTTGTAAAGATGCAGGGAAAGCAGACAGTGCTTCTGTAGAAGCTGTGGCAAAGCATTCTAAGGGTGAAGGGTTGCCTGAAAACATTCCAGCAGTGTCACAAGCTTTAGGCACGTTGCAGACGAGCGGTACAAGTATTTCTCCTTCCAAAGAAGCTGAGTGCTCAGAGCAAGCAGTGGGATCCTGCCCTGTACCAGAGACAACTTCATCAGAGCTGCCAGCCCCCTCACCATTGCAGCTCGCGGTGTCCGAACGGTTGGCACTGGTCCCACCAACTGCCAGGGatgctgctcctctcctgccaGTGCCTCAGTCTCAAAGCAACCCGCTGACCAGCTCAGCATCATCGGAGTCTTCCACCTGCTGTGAGCCCCCTGCCACCTTAACATCCTCTCAAACTGAAGGACATGGGACAAGTTCTCAGGTTGCTGGGgcatcagcagtgcagagcagcacggTAGGTCAGACTTCCACTGCAGGAACAACTTCAGAATCCTGCAACGTTCCGCAGGGTTCTTCAGTTGTGATGCAAGATGTGGACTTGTTGGAAGGGCAAGGTCTGACCAAAATGCTGTCTGATctcacaaaagaaagaacagttgTGGAAAAAAGCTCTTCTTTTGCTGTTCAAGGGGAGCATTCTAATTTTCCCATGGAAAACTCTAAATCAGTGGATTCAAACGTTGATTTGCCTGAGAAGCAGGAACTCTTGTTAATGAACACAGAAAGTGATGTTCTCTCCCAGCATCACACCTGCGTTTCTGATCAGGAAGTAGTTAGTGCTGCCCTCATcgccagcaggcaggcagactCCCCAATGTCAaccagctctggcagcagtcGAGGCTTCTCTGTGGCATCGATGTTACCAGATACCACCAGAGAAGATGTTACTAGCAACACGTCAACCAGTACATGCAACAGCTGCACGTTTTCAGAACAACCTGACATAGTTGCTCTTGCAGCAAGAGCTATTTTTGACCAGGAAAGCCTTGAGAAAAGTGGAGGAGGAATGCAAGTTAACTTGAGGGAAACCATATCTAAGTCAACTGAGGTTGCAACTCTGGAGAGAGAGCAGCAGACTTTTAAACCTCTACCAGTGAAAGAAAGCAATGCAGGGCCATTAGAAACAGCATCAAACAAATTCAGTGCTCAGGATACAGTACAAACAAATGTTGATAGACAAGTTGAAAAACCAAGCTGTTCTGTAGGAGGTGTGGAAACCTCCAACTCTTTGCAGATTTCAGCTTCCCAGTCACAGAGCATAACCAGTTTGAGTGTGAATAACCTGATACACCAGAGTCGCATTGTCCATCCCCTCGTGAGTTGCTCAAGTTTATCCCAGCCTTCAGAGCCAGCAAGCATTCCTGCAACTGTGGGACTCTCTCTTCCATCTAGTTCTTATGTCAACCCGTCTCCAAGACCTGCTATGATGAGTGAGTATGCTCAGGAACAACTGAATGCTATTAGGGCAAACTCCATGCAAGCTCCTCAGCTGCAGGAATCACACTTAAAGCAGCAAAATCATGAAGGTCGCAAAGACTCTGCCAAGCGGGCTGTTCAGGATGACCTTCTGCTTTCTACTGCAAAGAGGCAAAAGCAGTGTCAGACAGCACCTCTGAGGCTTGAAGGGATGGCACTGATGAATCGAACACCAGAGAATATTGCTGATCAAACACAGATGCTGGTCGGTCAGATGCCTTCTAATTCATCAAATTCAGTGGCATCCTTGAGCAATCAGGGGCACGCAGATGGCCTCAGTAGGCTATTCCCATCAAACAGCAACTTTGTAACTCCAGCTTTGAGGCAAACTGAAGTTCAGTGCAACTCTCAGCCATCCATTTCAGAGCAGCAAGGCCCAGCCGGGCAGCATTTGCAGCCAATTCAGCATGTTCCTGCTCAAGGCATATCTCACCTTCACAATAATCATCCCTacttaaagcagcagcaggctggacAATTAAGAGAAAGGCACCACTTGTATCAGCTGCAGCACCATGTCACTCATGGGGAAAACTCAGTCCACTCTCAACCCCATGGTGTCCACCAGCAGCGAACAATACAACAGGAGGtgcaaatgcaaaagaaacGAAATCTCATCCAAGGGACCCAAGCCCCACAACTTTCTTTACAGCAGAAACACCATGGAAGTGATCAAACACGGCAGAAAGGTGGTCAGCCTCATCCTCACCACcagcaaatgcagcagcagatgcagcagcACTTTGGAGCTTCCCAGCCTGAGAAGAACTGTGAAAATCCTGCAACAAGCAGAAACCATCATAGCCACCCTCAGAGCCATATAAATCAGGATATTATGCATCAACAGCAGCAAGATGttagcagcaggcagcaaggtTCAGCTTCTGAACACGTATCAGGGCACAATCCCATGCAGAGGCTGATGACCTCCAGGGGCTTGGAGCCACAAATGGTATCCCAGGCAAGTATTGTAACCAGGCCCTCTGACATGACCTGCACCCCTCATAGGCAGGAGAGAAACAGAGTTTCCAGCTACTCTGCTGAGGCGCTCATTGGGAAGACACCCTCTAATTCAGAGCAGAGAATAGGAATCTCTCTTCAAGGCCCTAGAGTTTCTGACCAGCTTGAAATGAGAAGCTATATTGATGCTTCTAGAAACAAAGGGCTGGTCATTCACAATATGCAGGGCCGTATATCCATTGATCATACGGTTGGCTCAGATGTGCAACGGCTTTCTGATTGCCAGACATTTAAGCCAGCGGGACCCAACCAACAACCTGCAGGCAATTTTGATGTGCAGGCCTCAAGAAACAGTGAGATTGGTAATTCCGTGTCATCCCTCAGGGGCATGCAGTCGCAAGCTTTTCGAATTGGTCAGAATACTGGGCCGTCCatagaaagacagaagagattGCCTTACCAGCCAGTACAAGGTATTCCAACAGGAAATTCCCTTCCAtcaagggaaaatgaaaatacatgccACCAAAGTTTTATGCAGAGTTTGCTTGCCCCTAACCTTGGAGATCAAGTCAGTGGAAGCCAACGATCAATCCCAGAACATGCGAGGAATACGCAGTGTGGTGCATCCTCCACGATTGAGTACAGCTGTCCGCCAGCCCGGGAGAGCGTCCACATCCGGAGAGATGGCGATGGTCAGAATAGGGAAAGCTGTGACATGTCTATCGGTACAATTAACACCAGGAACAGCTCTTTAACTATTCCCTTCTCAACTTCATCTTCCTCGGGAGACATTCAGGGTCGAAATACAAGCCCAAACATTTCCGTACAGAAGTCCAATCCCATGAGGATGACAGACAGTCATGGAACAAAGAGCCACATGAATACACCTGTCTCCAGCAACATGCATGGGGTTGTGAGGCCAACTCACCCTCACCCTGCAGTTTCTCATGGAAATGGTGAACAAGGGCAGCCTTCTGTTCGTCAGCCAAATTCTTCAGTTACTCAGCGCTCGAGGCATCCTCTACAAGATAACAATGGCTCTAAAATACGGCAGCCTGAAAGGAATCGATCTGGAAATCAAAGACACGGGAATGTCTTTGACCCTAGTCTTCCCCACCTGCCCCTGTCTACCAGCAGCAGTATGATCCTTGGGCGCCAGCAGTCTACTAtagaaaagagaggaagcaTTGTCCGCTTCATGTCTGATGGCCCTCAAGTGTCCAACGACAATGCAGCCTCTGACCAACATACACTTTCTCAGAACTTTGGATTCCCTTTTATCCCAGAGGGTGGCATGAATCCACCCATAAATGCCAACGCGTCCTTCATTCCCCCAGTTACTCAGCCTAGTGCCACTCGAACACCAGCCCTAATCCCCGTCGATCCCCAAAATACGCTGCCATCCTTCTACCCGCCTTACTCTCCTGCCCACCCCACTCTTTCCAATGACATTTCTATCCCTTACTTTCCCAACCAAATGTTTCCTAATCCGAGCACAGAGAAGCCGAGTAGTGGAGGTTTGAACAATCGATTTGGATCTATCTTGTCACCTCCCCGGCCCGTTGGTTTTGCTCAGCcaagttttcctttgcttccagATATGCCACCAATGCACATGACCAATACGTCACACTTATCCAATTTTAACTTGACGTCTTTGTTTCCAGAAATAGCCACAGCTCTTCCTCCAGATGGTTCAGCAATGtctcctttgctttccattGCAAACACATCTGCTTCCGATTCTTCCAAGCAGCCCTCAAACCGACCTGCCCACAATATAAGCCATATTCTAGGTCAtgactgcagctcagctgtaTGA